A stretch of Lactiplantibacillus brownii DNA encodes these proteins:
- a CDS encoding flavocytochrome c, protein MKTRGLALMASLTMVVASLAGCGNTSSSSSKSSRHSKSATSKKTEVTSGASKTQYSSMKDLKSKYDVVIIGAGGAGMSAALAAKEKGLKPVILEKMSVVGGNTLKASSGMNASETKVQKKAGIKDSNEKFYQETLAGGHGTNDKKMLRFFVDHSASAVDWLDGMGIKLTNLTITGGMSVKRTHRPADGSAVGGYLVSGLLRNVKKQSIPIYVNADVKKINEAAGKVSGVKVTFDQDKTKTISSKAVIVTTGGFGASKAMIKKYRPDLSKYVTTNQAGSTGDGIKMITDLGGYTVDMDKIQIHPTVYQKPPYLVGEAVRGEGGILVNTKGERFTNEMGTRDVVSAAINKQPDQYAYVVFDGGVKQRVTAINQYEKKGMVESAATLGDLAKKLNVSSSELEKTVTTWNDDVKAKKDGQYDRTTGMDHQLNTPKYYAIKIAPGIHYTMGGVKINPETEVLKQSGQAIPGLYAAGEVTGGLHGDNRIGGNSVAEIVIFGRQAGTQVAKYVK, encoded by the coding sequence ATGAAGACACGTGGGTTGGCATTAATGGCCAGTTTGACCATGGTAGTAGCAAGCTTGGCTGGGTGCGGGAATACTAGTTCAAGCAGTTCTAAATCAAGTCGTCACAGTAAAAGTGCGACGTCTAAAAAGACTGAGGTGACTTCTGGGGCGTCGAAGACCCAATATTCGTCAATGAAGGATCTCAAGTCCAAATATGACGTGGTTATCATTGGTGCTGGGGGTGCCGGCATGTCGGCGGCCTTGGCAGCTAAAGAAAAAGGCTTGAAGCCAGTTATCTTGGAAAAGATGTCTGTCGTCGGTGGGAATACCTTGAAGGCGTCATCGGGGATGAATGCTTCCGAGACCAAGGTCCAGAAAAAAGCTGGCATCAAGGATTCTAACGAAAAGTTCTATCAGGAAACCTTAGCCGGTGGCCATGGCACCAATGACAAAAAGATGTTACGGTTCTTTGTTGATCATTCGGCGAGTGCGGTCGATTGGCTGGACGGCATGGGAATCAAGCTGACGAACTTAACCATTACTGGTGGCATGAGTGTTAAACGGACGCATCGGCCAGCGGATGGGTCAGCAGTCGGTGGCTATTTGGTTAGTGGCCTGTTAAGAAACGTTAAAAAGCAATCGATTCCAATTTATGTTAATGCGGATGTTAAGAAAATCAATGAAGCCGCTGGAAAAGTTTCTGGTGTGAAAGTCACGTTTGATCAAGATAAGACTAAAACGATCAGTTCTAAGGCCGTCATCGTCACAACAGGTGGTTTTGGAGCTAGCAAAGCGATGATCAAGAAGTATCGTCCTGATTTATCAAAATACGTCACGACTAATCAAGCCGGTAGTACCGGTGATGGGATTAAAATGATTACCGACTTAGGTGGTTATACCGTTGATATGGATAAGATTCAAATCCATCCAACCGTTTATCAAAAGCCACCGTACTTAGTTGGTGAAGCGGTTCGTGGTGAAGGCGGCATCTTGGTGAATACCAAGGGTGAACGTTTCACGAACGAAATGGGCACACGTGATGTGGTGTCCGCCGCAATCAACAAGCAACCGGATCAATATGCCTATGTCGTATTCGATGGTGGCGTTAAGCAGCGTGTCACCGCGATTAATCAGTACGAAAAGAAAGGGATGGTTGAATCAGCGGCCACCCTGGGTGATTTAGCGAAGAAGTTGAATGTTTCAAGTAGTGAACTCGAAAAGACGGTCACAACATGGAATGACGATGTGAAAGCTAAGAAAGATGGCCAGTATGACCGGACGACTGGGATGGATCACCAGTTGAATACACCGAAATACTATGCGATTAAAATTGCGCCCGGCATCCACTACACGATGGGTGGCGTGAAGATTAATCCAGAAACGGAAGTCTTGAAGCAATCTGGTCAAGCCATTCCTGGACTCTACGCGGCTGGTGAAGTGACCGGTGGCCTGCATGGTGACAACCGAATTGGCGGGAACTCCGTCGCAGAAATCGTAATTTTCGGGCGTCAAGCTGGGACTCAAGTTGCCAAATATGTTAAATAG
- a CDS encoding folate family ECF transporter S component → MSTHTHTPVKSITLLGVLTAMQIMLNSLLSVQFLTTKIAFTFVVIAITARLFSPLVTAGSTALAYFLGMVLFPKFTFFPGFILTAFLTGLVFGMAFQQRTSLTRILLANFVVLFILNLLLNSLWLHIMYMTPWSALLTTRFIQEIVSYLVYTTVLVLLFRVPIINQLTTRFNAK, encoded by the coding sequence ATGTCCACCCACACGCACACACCCGTCAAATCAATCACACTGCTCGGCGTCTTAACCGCCATGCAAATTATGCTCAATAGTCTGTTGTCGGTACAATTTCTCACGACTAAAATTGCCTTCACTTTTGTGGTGATTGCTATCACGGCTCGCCTATTTTCCCCGCTGGTCACCGCTGGCAGCACTGCGCTGGCTTACTTTCTCGGCATGGTCTTGTTTCCTAAATTCACCTTTTTCCCCGGCTTCATTTTGACCGCGTTCTTAACTGGCCTCGTTTTCGGGATGGCCTTTCAACAACGCACCTCGTTAACCCGTATTTTGCTAGCCAACTTTGTCGTGCTATTCATTTTGAATCTCTTACTCAACAGTCTCTGGCTCCACATCATGTATATGACGCCGTGGTCAGCGCTACTGACGACGCGGTTCATTCAAGAAATCGTCTCTTACTTAGTCTATACGACCGTCCTCGTGCTACTGTTCAGAGTACCCATTATTAACCAACTGACAACCCGGTTTAACGCCAAATAA